Proteins from a genomic interval of Microcoleus sp. AS-A8:
- a CDS encoding amidase family protein, which produces MTDLVFTSAYQLAQMIRARQVSAVEVLEAHLAQINKHNSKLNAICTLDENNARARAKQADEALAKGDNWGALHGVPVTIKDIFETDG; this is translated from the coding sequence ATGACAGATCTTGTGTTTACTTCTGCCTATCAACTCGCGCAGATGATTCGCGCTCGCCAAGTCTCTGCCGTCGAAGTTCTTGAGGCTCACCTTGCTCAAATCAACAAACACAATTCAAAGCTCAATGCCATTTGCACGCTGGATGAAAACAATGCCCGTGCAAGAGCCAAACAAGCGGATGAAGCCCTCGCCAAAGGTGACAATTGGGGGGCGTTACACGGCGTTCCCGTAACGATTAAGGACATTTTTGAAACCGATGGATGA
- a CDS encoding amidase family protein, whose translation MDEALEPWDVWLCPVAATPAFTHRPAWSAIDIDGKPYPHAVANGAYTMPFNLSGHPAVVIPIGQTQNGLPIGLQIVGKRWKEMELLALAQMIDKVIGNFQHPPGY comes from the coding sequence ATGGATGAGGCATTGGAACCGTGGGATGTCTGGCTTTGTCCAGTAGCGGCAACTCCCGCCTTTACCCATCGTCCTGCCTGGAGTGCAATCGACATTGATGGCAAACCCTATCCCCATGCAGTGGCAAACGGGGCTTATACGATGCCGTTTAATCTCAGTGGACATCCGGCTGTGGTGATTCCCATTGGGCAAACTCAGAATGGTCTACCGATCGGGTTGCAAATTGTCGGTAAGCGGTGGAAAGAGATGGAACTGTTGGCTCTAGCGCAAATGATTGATAAAGTAATTGGTAATTTTCAGCATCCACCAGGGTATTGA
- a CDS encoding DUF1304 domain-containing protein yields the protein MFLWQSSFVQETLLGSFSIEQKSEILAHNLGLYNGFLSAGALWGLLATNPKIPKVKPAFFILVCAFAAGVYGSISLERPTAFIVQSLPSIIALALIWLDNGKKEN from the coding sequence ATGTTTTTGTGGCAATCTTCTTTCGTTCAAGAAACATTGCTTGGGAGCTTCTCAATAGAGCAAAAATCCGAAATTCTTGCTCATAATCTAGGGCTTTACAATGGCTTTCTCAGTGCTGGCGCGCTTTGGGGATTGCTGGCGACAAATCCCAAGATACCAAAAGTCAAACCTGCGTTCTTTATTCTAGTATGTGCATTTGCCGCAGGAGTTTACGGCAGTATTAGCTTAGAACGCCCAACAGCTTTTATAGTTCAGTCGTTGCCTAGCATTATTGCTTTAGCTCTCATCTGGTTGGATAACGGTAAAAAAGAGAACTAA
- a CDS encoding HAD family hydrolase, with protein MAENYLIFDFDGVILDSWEATLEAHYRLQTELTKAQIKDKLLNDRLVKPRYTSDKKYTPEQLKELMEFRKREYDIKAEVGLKLFRGFVGELKKLKNVKMAIVSTAYQPVLEQFAGEAGLNFDFIHGFSENFSKVKSIKRIAEDWGTDLNELYFFTDTIRDIIEVKNILNPNRIIGCGWGFHGYQRLKEVLPEEQILQNFKDVHKVLD; from the coding sequence ATGGCTGAAAACTACCTAATTTTCGACTTTGACGGGGTAATTCTGGATTCCTGGGAAGCCACCCTGGAGGCTCATTATCGCCTACAAACCGAACTAACCAAAGCTCAAATCAAAGATAAACTGCTAAACGATAGGCTGGTCAAACCCCGTTACACCTCCGACAAAAAATACACACCCGAACAACTCAAAGAGCTTATGGAATTCAGAAAGAGAGAATACGATATTAAAGCCGAAGTCGGCCTGAAATTGTTCCGGGGTTTCGTCGGTGAATTGAAAAAACTCAAAAACGTAAAGATGGCCATAGTTTCAACTGCCTATCAACCTGTACTGGAACAATTCGCCGGGGAAGCGGGATTGAACTTCGATTTTATTCACGGTTTTAGCGAGAATTTCAGCAAGGTTAAGTCAATCAAACGGATCGCCGAGGATTGGGGTACGGATTTGAATGAACTCTATTTTTTCACAGATACAATCAGGGACATAATTGAGGTCAAAAACATTCTGAACCCTAACAGAATCATAGGCTGCGGTTGGGGTTTTCACGGCTATCAGAGACTAAAGGAGGTTTTGCCCGAAGAACAAATTTTGCAAAACTTCAAAGATGTTCACAAAGTTCTGGATTAA
- the nthA gene encoding nitrile hydratase subunit alpha: MSERFNYEPDREAESAAKVKALESLLIEKGIISSDTVDKVLNFFETDFGPFNGAKLVAKAWVDSEFKARLLENTPEAIAQMNFPRGMTGAEGEYMEVVENTPTVHNLIVCTLCSCYPWPMLGLPPYWYKDPTFRARAVREPRKVLQEFGLEFDDSVEIRVWDSSAQIRWFVLPERPEGTENMTEPQLAALVTPEAMMGVAKVEAPASH; this comes from the coding sequence GTGAGCGAGCGTTTTAATTACGAACCCGATCGCGAAGCTGAAAGTGCTGCAAAGGTAAAGGCACTGGAGTCGTTGTTGATTGAAAAAGGTATCATCAGTAGCGACACGGTAGATAAAGTCCTCAATTTCTTTGAAACGGACTTCGGTCCGTTTAACGGCGCAAAACTAGTTGCTAAAGCTTGGGTCGATTCAGAGTTCAAAGCCCGTCTGCTGGAAAATACACCAGAGGCGATCGCACAGATGAATTTTCCACGGGGCATGACAGGAGCTGAGGGTGAATATATGGAAGTGGTGGAAAATACCCCTACGGTTCACAACCTGATCGTGTGTACGCTCTGTTCGTGTTATCCGTGGCCCATGCTCGGATTGCCTCCCTACTGGTACAAAGACCCCACCTTCCGGGCACGAGCAGTTAGAGAACCTCGTAAAGTTCTGCAAGAATTTGGGTTGGAGTTTGATGACTCTGTTGAAATTCGCGTGTGGGACAGCAGCGCTCAGATCCGCTGGTTCGTTCTGCCAGAACGCCCGGAGGGAACTGAGAACATGACGGAGCCACAACTGGCTGCATTAGTCACCCCAGAAGCCATGATGGGTGTGGCAAAAGTCGAAGCCCCTGCATCTCATTGA
- a CDS encoding GTP-binding protein, with amino-acid sequence MASKLASPVPVTVITGYLGVGKTTLLNHILTHEHGKKVAVIVNEFGEVGIDSQLVVDADEEILEMNNGCICCTVRGDLIRLIGNLMQRRSRFDHMVIETTGLADPAPVIQSFFVDEVMRSQTQLDAVVTVVDAQHIWEHWDAEEAQEQIAFADVILLNKIDLVSSSQLEELEQRIRGMTPFAKLHRTRNCVVEMDAVLGIKAFDLKQALSIDPNLLSEDAHEHDESIYSVSIVESGTVSGDKLNRWLNQLVQVKGPDIFRMKGVLDVDGEERRFVFQGVHMLLDGRPGRPWKPGELRRNELVFIGRHLDEDQLKLQFRDCLVEV; translated from the coding sequence ATGGCATCTAAGTTAGCCAGTCCTGTACCCGTTACTGTGATCACGGGCTATCTAGGAGTAGGTAAAACTACACTGTTAAACCACATTCTGACTCATGAACACGGAAAGAAAGTGGCTGTAATTGTCAACGAATTTGGGGAAGTTGGCATTGACAGCCAACTCGTCGTTGATGCCGATGAAGAAATTTTAGAAATGAATAACGGCTGTATCTGCTGTACTGTGAGGGGAGATCTGATTCGCCTGATTGGCAACTTGATGCAAAGACGCTCCAGGTTTGACCATATGGTCATTGAAACCACTGGGTTGGCTGATCCAGCGCCTGTGATCCAATCCTTCTTCGTCGATGAGGTGATGCGATCGCAAACCCAACTGGATGCTGTTGTTACCGTAGTAGACGCCCAACACATCTGGGAGCATTGGGATGCAGAGGAAGCCCAAGAGCAAATTGCCTTTGCCGATGTGATTTTGCTCAACAAAATTGACCTCGTTTCTTCCTCTCAACTAGAGGAACTGGAGCAGCGGATTCGAGGCATGACTCCCTTTGCCAAACTCCATCGCACCCGAAACTGTGTAGTTGAGATGGACGCGGTACTGGGAATTAAGGCTTTCGACTTAAAGCAAGCACTCAGCATCGACCCCAATCTGCTCTCCGAAGATGCTCACGAACACGATGAATCCATTTACTCTGTTTCTATTGTTGAATCGGGAACCGTGAGCGGCGATAAACTGAATCGTTGGTTGAACCAGTTGGTTCAAGTAAAGGGACCGGACATCTTTCGCATGAAAGGCGTCCTAGATGTAGATGGGGAGGAGCGTCGTTTTGTATTTCAGGGCGTTCACATGCTCTTGGATGGAAGACCTGGTCGCCCCTGGAAACCTGGAGAACTACGCAGGAATGAACTCGTATTTATTGGTCGCCATCTCGACGAAGACCAATTGAAACTCCAGTTCCGGGACTGTTTAGTTGAAGTGTAA
- a CDS encoding aminoglycoside phosphotransferase family protein produces MEKLGTDSRLNLAVRAASEVAAAHGLSFERARVLQDLSNVIVHLVPTPVVARVATTTGTVRQGDGWFVREMAVARHLAAAGAPIIPPSTVIEPGPHQHEGLVLSFWEFVEILDEPFDPFVAGRALRSCHEALIDFSLTLPILALITEGKQLLTQQIAESVFDLADAEILVQVSEGWERRLAGLPMQPLHGDSHSGNVLNTSQGVLWTDWEDVFIGPIEWDIASLVANPYVFGTDREKAAAAMRGYGQLLDNAVLDLCIEVRTFVALVWSIVLHQQHPSPQRQARIERRLEWFREREGLV; encoded by the coding sequence ATGGAGAAGCTAGGTACAGACTCGCGCTTAAACCTTGCGGTACGTGCTGCTAGCGAGGTGGCCGCAGCCCACGGGCTTTCGTTTGAACGGGCGCGAGTACTACAAGACCTGAGCAACGTGATTGTGCATCTGGTTCCAACACCAGTGGTAGCACGGGTAGCAACAACCACAGGAACGGTTCGTCAGGGAGATGGATGGTTTGTCCGCGAAATGGCTGTGGCTCGGCACTTGGCAGCGGCAGGTGCACCTATAATTCCTCCTAGCACAGTGATTGAACCTGGACCGCACCAGCACGAGGGATTGGTGTTGAGCTTTTGGGAGTTTGTTGAGATATTAGATGAGCCATTCGATCCATTTGTGGCGGGTCGTGCGCTGCGCTCTTGCCATGAAGCGCTGATAGATTTTTCGCTCACCCTGCCCATCCTGGCTCTGATTACAGAGGGAAAACAGCTTCTGACACAGCAGATTGCTGAATCTGTTTTTGATTTAGCCGATGCAGAGATCCTCGTTCAAGTCAGTGAAGGATGGGAAAGACGGTTGGCTGGTCTGCCCATGCAACCGCTGCATGGCGATTCGCATTCGGGTAACGTACTCAACACCTCGCAAGGGGTGCTGTGGACGGATTGGGAAGATGTGTTTATCGGACCGATTGAGTGGGATATTGCCTCTCTGGTGGCAAATCCATATGTCTTTGGAACGGATAGAGAAAAAGCAGCAGCAGCCATGAGGGGGTATGGACAACTTCTCGATAACGCCGTTCTGGATTTATGTATTGAAGTCCGAACGTTTGTGGCGCTAGTGTGGTCGATCGTTCTTCATCAACAGCACCCTAGTCCACAACGGCAGGCTCGTATTGAGAGACGACTGGAATGGTTTAGAGAGCGGGAAGGTCTGGTATGA
- the nthB gene encoding nitrile hydratase subunit beta, whose amino-acid sequence MKLQHYLGGLEGLDSIDFEKRVFVEPWETRIFGIHVAMMGLSKHLSETLPQYPIEQVPTQFKSIWTWADLRKGAEAINPFDYFRFRYYEKWLGGISGFFIQQGYISQEELEARTATYLEKTDAPMPEVREPAIDDQVIEYLRSGDAAIRDVDYSPQLSAGQKVKVKDVPTTDHTRLPGYLRDKVGVVDKVYEGAYAYLCSTGPDGLGAPMYVYRVRFDPKDIWGELSEGNSWVYADLFEVYVEAA is encoded by the coding sequence ATGAAATTACAGCATTATTTAGGTGGACTAGAAGGACTTGACTCAATCGATTTTGAAAAGCGTGTATTCGTTGAACCCTGGGAAACCCGGATTTTTGGCATTCACGTTGCCATGATGGGTTTGAGCAAGCACCTGAGTGAAACCTTGCCTCAGTACCCAATCGAGCAGGTGCCAACGCAATTCAAAAGCATCTGGACGTGGGCAGATCTGCGGAAAGGTGCGGAAGCCATAAACCCTTTCGATTATTTCCGGTTCCGCTACTACGAAAAATGGCTGGGCGGAATCTCTGGGTTCTTCATCCAACAAGGGTACATTTCCCAGGAAGAACTGGAGGCACGGACAGCAACCTACTTGGAAAAAACCGATGCTCCCATGCCTGAAGTGCGTGAGCCTGCCATTGATGACCAGGTGATTGAATATCTCCGCAGCGGTGACGCAGCAATTCGAGATGTAGATTATTCGCCCCAGTTGAGTGCAGGTCAGAAGGTCAAAGTGAAAGACGTTCCCACCACGGATCACACCCGTCTGCCAGGATACCTCCGCGATAAGGTTGGGGTAGTGGATAAGGTTTACGAAGGTGCCTACGCCTACCTGTGCTCAACCGGACCCGATGGATTAGGCGCTCCGATGTACGTTTACAGAGTTCGCTTTGACCCTAAAGACATTTGGGGTGAGTTGTCAGAAGGCAATTCCTGGGTCTATGCCGACCTGTTTGAGGTTTACGTTGAAGCAGCTTGA
- a CDS encoding TetR/AcrR family transcriptional regulator: MGRPTKENSLSRQDVIEAAIACLDKEGEAALGVNRVARELGIKPPAIYKHLDGNAGLQRAVALTIWRNYLAECRQQTAGITEPHALLRAGAQATRSFARCYRARYTVMTQYQMRPTDPEEAEIIQDSLRFFQKSLQLYELSDDALIDVMRMVNAVIYGFIAREQSELMTLNRSPDASYEVMLEALLVAIEYIRHNDKLKNR; the protein is encoded by the coding sequence ATGGGTCGTCCAACGAAAGAAAATTCTCTGTCACGACAGGATGTAATTGAAGCTGCGATCGCTTGCCTTGACAAAGAAGGAGAAGCGGCTCTAGGCGTGAATCGGGTGGCACGGGAATTGGGGATCAAGCCTCCTGCCATCTACAAGCACCTTGATGGCAATGCGGGACTACAACGAGCTGTAGCCTTGACAATTTGGCGCAACTATTTAGCGGAGTGCCGACAACAAACCGCTGGCATTACAGAACCTCACGCCTTGCTCCGTGCAGGCGCACAGGCGACACGAAGCTTTGCGCGATGTTATCGGGCGCGTTATACCGTGATGACACAGTATCAAATGCGACCCACTGATCCGGAAGAAGCTGAAATCATACAAGACTCGCTCCGCTTTTTCCAAAAGTCACTGCAACTGTATGAATTAAGTGATGATGCATTAATTGATGTCATGCGGATGGTCAACGCAGTGATTTACGGCTTCATTGCTAGAGAACAATCGGAATTGATGACGCTCAACCGTTCTCCTGATGCAAGTTACGAAGTCATGCTGGAGGCGCTACTCGTTGCAATTGAATACATTCGGCACAATGACAAATTAAAAAATCGCTGA
- a CDS encoding thermonuclease family protein, which translates to MRWLVTALLLLATGCNSQPQTPVSEQPSQSVSPATEASATIATPAVALHELPQVMSVGDGDTLRVRQGGKTITVRLGCIDAPESTQAPWGQQSANRLKQLLPLGQAVQVREIDRDQYGRTVAELYLGNQSVNLRMVKEGQAVVYTQYLNGCSSTKDQYLAAEAQAKAQRLGFWNQTNPVMPWDYRRGKRSNNENSGNAVPRPTPITATSPSPVSTPTSTTNRDPFYPDVCIPPAPPDLDCKDITHRNFRVLSLDPHRFDGRDNDGIGCES; encoded by the coding sequence ATGCGCTGGCTCGTTACTGCACTGCTACTGCTGGCAACTGGCTGCAATAGCCAACCCCAAACGCCTGTAAGTGAGCAACCCTCACAAAGCGTTAGCCCTGCAACGGAAGCTTCTGCCACTATTGCCACTCCTGCTGTGGCTCTTCATGAGTTGCCGCAGGTTATGAGTGTAGGGGACGGGGACACTTTGCGAGTAAGACAGGGCGGAAAAACAATTACTGTTAGGTTGGGCTGCATTGATGCTCCTGAGTCTACTCAAGCACCTTGGGGGCAACAATCGGCTAACCGTCTGAAGCAATTACTACCACTTGGTCAAGCTGTACAAGTCAGGGAAATCGATCGCGACCAGTATGGTAGAACTGTTGCGGAGTTGTACCTGGGAAACCAATCGGTCAATCTGAGAATGGTCAAGGAAGGGCAAGCTGTTGTCTATACCCAATATTTGAACGGTTGCTCCTCGACTAAAGACCAATACCTTGCTGCTGAAGCTCAAGCCAAGGCTCAAAGGTTAGGATTCTGGAATCAAACCAACCCTGTGATGCCTTGGGACTATCGAAGAGGTAAGCGCTCGAATAATGAGAACTCTGGCAATGCTGTTCCCAGACCAACCCCGATTACTGCAACCAGTCCTTCTCCTGTTTCCACTCCAACAAGTACTACTAACCGTGACCCATTCTACCCAGATGTTTGTATTCCTCCAGCACCTCCTGATCTAGATTGTAAAGATATTACGCATCGGAACTTCCGGGTGTTATCACTCGATCCGCACCGTTTTGACGGAAGAGACAATGATGGTATTGGGTGCGAATCATGA
- a CDS encoding nitrile hydratase accessory protein: MQIKFEHFAVTSMMGSETSPPRGNGALKFERPWEERAFGMAIALSKKGHYEWEDFRQELIASIAEWEATYCKDDPSWDYYQRWLQALLRMATELALISNEELNARTAEILQQENAAPDGLI, encoded by the coding sequence ATGCAAATTAAGTTTGAACACTTTGCTGTCACTAGCATGATGGGCAGCGAAACGTCTCCCCCGCGTGGCAATGGTGCGTTGAAATTTGAACGTCCCTGGGAAGAGCGGGCGTTTGGCATGGCGATCGCCCTTTCCAAGAAGGGACACTACGAGTGGGAGGATTTTCGCCAGGAACTCATTGCGTCTATCGCTGAGTGGGAGGCAACCTACTGCAAGGATGACCCAAGTTGGGACTATTATCAACGCTGGCTTCAAGCACTCCTCCGCATGGCGACCGAATTGGCTCTCATCAGCAATGAAGAACTTAATGCCCGAACGGCTGAGATTCTGCAACAAGAAAATGCTGCACCAGACGGCTTGATTTGA
- a CDS encoding matrixin family metalloprotease codes for MAKQKVDSAKQEPALHEASLESESTHQYCSMPQTVERVLSPDIDPTRQQFIILLGNKWLNGTVLHYYFFNQEPWQGSEGQKNVVRKAFQIWKDVGIGLEFKEVSSHTEAEIRIGFLQGDGSWSYLGRDILNRGINERTMNFGWDLTRNAKEVDTAIHEIGHTLGFPHEHQNPNGGIVWDEERVYADLAQPPNSWSRETTYNNIIRKLDPREVKGSTFDPNSVMEYPFGPGLIKAPPELAAGIRPAGGLSAKDKEYALKFYPALPEHEIELSPFLSIPLEIGEERQQNFRIKPEATREYNFATFGLSDSVLGIYEIIDGEPRYIKADDDSGEERNVNLRVKLFTGRQYILRVRVYHNRDEKIAVMMW; via the coding sequence ATGGCTAAACAAAAAGTTGATTCTGCAAAGCAAGAACCAGCATTACATGAAGCTTCATTGGAGTCTGAATCAACGCATCAGTACTGCTCCATGCCTCAAACTGTTGAGCGAGTCTTGAGTCCGGACATTGATCCAACTCGGCAACAATTCATAATTTTGCTTGGCAATAAGTGGCTCAATGGAACTGTACTTCACTACTATTTCTTTAATCAGGAACCTTGGCAAGGTTCTGAAGGGCAAAAAAATGTTGTACGGAAAGCTTTCCAAATTTGGAAAGATGTAGGGATTGGACTAGAGTTCAAAGAAGTGAGTTCACATACTGAAGCAGAAATTCGTATCGGATTTCTGCAAGGTGATGGTTCGTGGTCGTACCTTGGAAGAGATATCTTAAATCGTGGTATCAACGAGAGAACGATGAATTTTGGCTGGGATCTAACCAGGAATGCTAAGGAAGTCGATACTGCGATACACGAAATTGGTCATACATTAGGCTTTCCACATGAACATCAAAATCCAAATGGTGGAATCGTTTGGGATGAAGAGAGAGTCTATGCCGACTTAGCTCAACCACCGAACAGTTGGTCTCGGGAGACGACGTACAATAATATTATTCGCAAACTTGATCCTCGTGAAGTTAAAGGTTCAACTTTTGATCCAAACTCTGTAATGGAGTATCCTTTCGGTCCAGGACTCATTAAAGCACCACCTGAACTTGCAGCAGGAATTAGACCCGCAGGAGGCTTGTCTGCTAAAGATAAGGAATATGCTCTAAAATTCTACCCTGCTCTACCTGAGCATGAAATTGAGTTAAGTCCCTTTTTGTCTATTCCTTTAGAAATTGGAGAGGAGCGCCAGCAAAATTTCAGAATCAAACCTGAGGCAACTCGAGAATACAACTTTGCGACTTTTGGATTGTCAGATTCAGTACTTGGCATTTATGAAATTATTGATGGGGAGCCACGCTACATTAAAGCAGACGACGATAGTGGGGAAGAACGTAATGTAAATCTTCGTGTAAAGTTATTTACAGGTCGTCAATATATCTTAAGAGTTCGTGTCTACCACAATAGAGATGAAAAAATTGCTGTTATGATGTGGTAG
- a CDS encoding alpha/beta hydrolase: MSQITVGDLSIHYEVKGSGYPLLMIMGLSFSLLDWGDELPNELAKHYQVILFDNRDAGQTTSSSVKNYTIADMADDAGGLLKALGIGQAHVFGVSMGGMVAQQFALRHADKLNKLVLGCTMAGGSCSLPAALAGLIGGSLVDFLFTPSYLTDSDNKKKAQDFLAKTSPFHSKESGFLRQIQTITSHDMCSSLQDIKAPTLVITGDKDIAILPANSSVLVEKIPGSKLETIKDAGHGFPFSHAPEVAKLVIDFLQ; encoded by the coding sequence ATGTCACAAATTACGGTTGGTGACCTTAGTATTCACTATGAAGTGAAGGGTAGTGGTTACCCCCTACTGATGATTATGGGTTTGAGTTTTAGCCTTTTAGATTGGGGAGACGAGTTGCCTAATGAACTTGCAAAGCACTATCAAGTGATTCTCTTTGATAATCGAGATGCTGGGCAAACAACGAGTTCATCAGTGAAGAATTACACGATCGCTGATATGGCAGATGATGCAGGAGGTTTGTTGAAAGCCTTGGGAATAGGACAGGCTCATGTCTTTGGCGTAAGTATGGGCGGCATGGTTGCTCAGCAGTTTGCTCTGAGACATGCTGACAAACTCAATAAATTAGTATTGGGCTGCACAATGGCAGGTGGCTCCTGTAGCTTGCCAGCGGCTCTTGCAGGTTTAATTGGCGGCAGCCTTGTGGATTTCCTATTTACGCCGTCATATCTGACAGATTCAGATAATAAGAAAAAAGCACAAGACTTTTTGGCAAAGACATCTCCCTTTCACAGCAAAGAGAGTGGCTTTCTGCGACAGATACAAACGATCACATCACACGATATGTGTAGTAGCTTGCAGGATATTAAAGCCCCTACACTGGTTATTACTGGAGATAAGGATATAGCCATACTTCCTGCAAATAGTAGTGTTCTAGTGGAGAAAATTCCGGGTTCAAAGCTTGAAACTATCAAAGATGCTGGTCATGGATTTCCATTCAGCCATGCACCTGAAGTAGCCAAATTGGTTATTGACTTTTTGCAATGA